The following proteins come from a genomic window of Pirellulales bacterium:
- a CDS encoding glycosyltransferase family 2 protein, with the protein MALALASVGFMLSIVIPVYNERESLAPLHAELAEVARDRGYDLDIIFVDDGSSDDSWRQIETLAERDPRVSGVRFRRNFGKAAALSAGFEQARGDLVMTLDADLQDNPAEIPLFLDAIAGGLDVVSGWKQVRYDPWHKVGPSRVFNWMVSKLTGVALHDHNCGMKCCRREVLNEVRLYGELHRFVPVLAAARGFRVGEVVVRHRPRRYGQSKYGVNRIVKGFLDLLTVRFLTGFGQRPQHLLGAAGLVCFVAGLTGLGYLALDNVLAALAPGSQLGWLDPQRAFLGAAMFILLGVQLMSLGLVAELIVDRSSRGSDRYSVAQIVSRGAAQPVPPSDSANGAIHGASRPQVGSRAP; encoded by the coding sequence ATGGCGCTGGCGCTGGCCAGTGTCGGATTCATGCTGTCGATCGTCATACCGGTGTACAACGAACGCGAAAGCCTCGCGCCGCTCCATGCCGAGTTGGCCGAGGTCGCGCGCGATCGCGGTTACGACCTCGACATCATCTTTGTCGACGATGGCTCGAGCGACGACTCTTGGCGCCAGATCGAGACCCTCGCCGAGCGCGACCCGCGCGTCAGCGGCGTTCGCTTCCGGCGCAACTTTGGCAAGGCGGCCGCCTTGTCCGCCGGCTTCGAGCAGGCGCGCGGCGACCTGGTCATGACGCTCGACGCCGACCTGCAAGACAATCCCGCCGAGATTCCGTTGTTCTTGGACGCCATCGCCGGTGGCCTCGACGTGGTCAGTGGCTGGAAGCAGGTGCGCTACGACCCCTGGCACAAGGTGGGTCCGTCGCGCGTCTTTAACTGGATGGTCAGCAAGCTCACCGGAGTGGCGCTGCACGATCATAACTGCGGCATGAAGTGTTGCCGCCGCGAGGTGCTGAACGAAGTGCGGTTGTACGGCGAGTTGCATCGCTTTGTCCCGGTGCTGGCCGCCGCGCGCGGTTTTCGCGTTGGTGAGGTGGTGGTGCGGCATCGCCCGCGCCGCTACGGCCAGTCGAAGTACGGCGTCAACCGCATTGTCAAAGGCTTTTTGGATCTGCTCACCGTCCGCTTTCTTACCGGGTTCGGCCAGCGGCCGCAGCACCTGCTGGGCGCCGCCGGGCTGGTTTGCTTTGTGGCCGGACTGACCGGCCTGGGCTATCTGGCTCTCGACAATGTGCTGGCCGCGCTGGCTCCTGGCAGCCAACTGGGCTGGCTCGATCCACAGCGCGCGTTTCTCGGCGCGGCGATGTTCATCTTGCTGGGAGTGCAACTCATGTCGTTAGGTCTGGTGGCCGAGCTCATCGTCGATCGCAGCAGCCGCGGCAGCGACCGATACTCGGTCGCGCAGATCGTTTCGCGCGGCGCGGCGCAGCCAGTCCCACCATCGGATTCCGCCAATGGCGCCATCCACGGGGCGAGCCGACCACAAGTCGGTTCTCGCGCGCCATGA
- a CDS encoding flippase-like domain-containing protein produces MTTSLEKSTATSEPRLQPRRWLLAIKLAVVLLVLLGVQHSLVAAWRKLGEQELQFDWPWLIASGVIYLVGLLPAAWFWYWLLRCFDLPVAPFSTFRAHYIGHVGKYVPGKAMVFVIRIALLPRAGRLVGPASLAVFYETMTMMGVGACLAAIVLLGWQRATGLAAVVAICCGAGGVLVTLPPVLRLAGRLLERVRPGFRLAAELVRIDMRHVVVGWCANFALWLMLALSFWAALRGVLPAAQVPLSEFPFYLASVALAMVAGFASLIPGGAFVREAVLLELLAPRYGAAVALVAALVVRVVWLVSEVLLSAILYVAGPRESANAH; encoded by the coding sequence GCTGTTGGGCGTCCAACATTCGCTGGTCGCGGCTTGGCGCAAGCTCGGGGAGCAAGAACTCCAATTCGATTGGCCTTGGCTGATCGCATCGGGCGTCATTTACCTGGTTGGTCTGCTCCCCGCCGCTTGGTTCTGGTATTGGTTGTTGCGCTGCTTTGATCTGCCGGTGGCGCCGTTTTCGACATTTCGCGCGCATTATATAGGTCACGTCGGCAAGTACGTGCCGGGCAAGGCGATGGTGTTCGTGATCCGCATTGCGTTGTTGCCGCGAGCAGGCCGACTGGTGGGCCCCGCCTCGCTGGCGGTGTTTTACGAAACGATGACCATGATGGGGGTTGGCGCCTGCCTGGCCGCAATCGTGTTGTTGGGATGGCAACGCGCCACGGGGTTGGCCGCCGTGGTCGCCATTTGCTGTGGGGCCGGCGGCGTGCTGGTCACCTTGCCCCCCGTGCTGCGCTTGGCAGGCAGGTTGCTGGAGCGCGTGCGGCCCGGTTTTCGGCTCGCGGCCGAGCTGGTGCGCATCGACATGCGCCACGTGGTGGTTGGCTGGTGCGCCAATTTTGCCTTGTGGCTCATGTTGGCGCTGAGCTTTTGGGCCGCGCTGCGCGGGGTGTTGCCAGCGGCGCAAGTTCCCTTGTCGGAATTTCCGTTCTATCTGGCCTCGGTGGCGTTGGCGATGGTCGCCGGCTTCGCCTCGCTGATTCCGGGCGGGGCCTTCGTGCGCGAAGCCGTTTTGCTCGAACTCCTTGCGCCGCGCTATGGCGCCGCCGTTGCGCTGGTCGCCGCGCTGGTGGTGCGCGTGGTCTGGCTCGTGTCGGAAGTCTTGCTTTCGGCTATTCTGTATGTGGCTGGCCCGCGCGAGTCGGCGAATGCGCACTAG